A part of Limihaloglobus sulfuriphilus genomic DNA contains:
- the pstC gene encoding phosphate ABC transporter permease subunit PstC, translating to MQGKVIKNKYSEREAADFTRPLLLTPAEDMKGFLTEKISRASLFTVTCVSVLAVLLILIFVLKEGLVFLKSDEAKRFLTSTEWTPTHEANPVYGALSLIVGSVYVTVTSMLIAAPVGVLAAVYLSDIAPFKLRQVAKPVIELLAAIPSVAYGFFAVLVLAPLLQNKFGMVTGTNALNASLILAVMALPTIISITEDSLSAIRREIREASYALGSTRAETMIKIVIPAAHSGIIAAVILGTMRAIGETMVVWMASGNATQIPSPWWDITSSVRTMTATIAGEMGEAVKGSLHYQSLFAVGGVLLVSTFVMNLASEYFMSRVRKGGKG from the coding sequence ATGCAAGGCAAAGTAATCAAAAATAAGTATTCAGAGAGAGAAGCGGCGGATTTTACCCGTCCGCTTCTTCTCACACCCGCAGAGGACATGAAGGGTTTTCTCACGGAGAAAATCTCGAGGGCCTCGCTTTTTACCGTAACCTGTGTCTCGGTGCTTGCGGTTCTGCTTATACTTATCTTCGTATTGAAGGAGGGGCTCGTCTTTCTCAAGTCTGATGAGGCTAAGAGATTTCTAACATCTACCGAATGGACTCCGACACACGAGGCCAATCCGGTTTACGGTGCTCTTTCCCTTATTGTCGGTTCTGTTTATGTTACAGTAACGTCCATGCTTATAGCCGCTCCAGTCGGTGTTCTCGCGGCGGTTTACTTAAGCGACATTGCCCCGTTTAAACTTCGCCAGGTTGCAAAACCTGTGATAGAGCTTCTGGCGGCGATTCCCTCGGTTGCGTACGGTTTTTTTGCCGTGCTGGTACTGGCGCCGCTGCTTCAGAATAAATTCGGCATGGTTACCGGCACCAACGCGCTTAATGCCTCGCTGATACTGGCTGTAATGGCATTGCCGACAATCATCAGCATCACCGAGGATTCTCTCTCGGCTATACGCCGCGAGATACGCGAGGCATCTTATGCCCTGGGCTCGACGAGGGCCGAGACCATGATTAAGATCGTAATTCCCGCCGCCCACAGCGGTATTATCGCGGCGGTTATTCTTGGAACCATGCGGGCGATAGGCGAGACGATGGTTGTCTGGATGGCCTCGGGCAACGCCACACAGATTCCCTCGCCATGGTGGGATATTACCAGCTCCGTGCGTACAATGACAGCGACAATAGCCGGAGAGATGGGCGAGGCGGTAAAAGGCTCGCTGCATTACCAGTCATTGTTCGCGGTCGGCGGGGTGCTTCTGGTTTCTACATTTGTGATGAACCTCGCCAGTGAGTATTTCATGAGCAGAGTTAGAAAGGGGGGCAAGGGCTGA
- the pstA gene encoding phosphate ABC transporter permease PstA encodes MRNRLRIILNHLFTVFSGASVAVLVLVLVVVLGPMLSKGVTAVFFRSTVEFERLQFEMNNRGDKQQIENSLAEYHEHTGRIYEIYDEFCLGLNVSRQVSQVRSIARDYTRQLRYVDTPDEEYDRLKDLSRDIRDQFSEALESQDSEFALKEIDKILNMPQRSEFKGTEFEKVFKMAKTYRDVAAAMDLDKRDVYSEDLAAIGDLLSKLFGPRPSADKPPLAMNQYGATRWDRVKKLSDELLWKTQWQQQGEGMPLKEVRLSRAQMYSETPMKSFFDILENDLEKIFRPRMKIYWQYLIDDSTPGYFFGGIGPEIIGTLVLTLLAMLFAIPPGIISAVYLVEYAGDTRTVRLIRICINTLAGVPSIVFGLFGMAFFVLFLLPMFKSNASACILTASLTLSVMILPIIIRASEEAIRSVPVSYKQAALALGAGELRTVLTVTLPAAMPGILTGIILSLSRAAGETAPILFTGAVALGPIAKSLFDPTRTLSYGSYNIAVSDRISMLVPHNQYGMVSALIILVLVLNLAAIIIRSRISKRLHAS; translated from the coding sequence ATGAGAAATCGCTTGAGAATAATTCTAAATCATCTTTTTACGGTCTTCTCCGGTGCATCTGTAGCTGTTCTTGTTCTTGTACTTGTTGTGGTGCTCGGACCGATGCTCTCAAAGGGAGTTACCGCGGTATTTTTCCGCTCAACAGTTGAGTTTGAACGCCTTCAGTTTGAGATGAACAACAGGGGCGATAAGCAGCAGATAGAAAACAGCCTCGCCGAGTATCATGAGCATACAGGGCGTATCTACGAGATATACGACGAGTTTTGCCTGGGACTTAATGTCTCCAGGCAGGTTTCTCAGGTACGCTCAATCGCCAGAGACTACACGCGGCAGCTGAGGTATGTGGATACGCCCGATGAGGAATACGACAGGCTCAAAGACCTTTCAAGAGATATAAGAGACCAGTTTTCAGAGGCTCTCGAATCTCAGGACAGCGAATTTGCCCTTAAAGAGATTGACAAAATACTCAACATGCCGCAGCGCAGCGAGTTTAAAGGGACTGAATTTGAAAAGGTATTCAAGATGGCAAAAACCTACCGCGATGTCGCCGCCGCTATGGACCTTGACAAAAGGGACGTTTACAGCGAAGACCTCGCGGCAATAGGTGATTTGCTCAGTAAACTATTCGGGCCAAGGCCCTCCGCGGACAAGCCCCCGCTGGCGATGAATCAGTACGGAGCCACACGCTGGGACAGGGTGAAAAAGCTCTCAGATGAGCTGCTGTGGAAAACCCAGTGGCAGCAGCAGGGTGAGGGTATGCCGCTTAAGGAAGTTCGCCTCTCAAGAGCACAGATGTACTCTGAGACACCAATGAAATCTTTTTTTGATATTCTGGAAAATGATCTTGAGAAAATTTTCAGGCCGCGTATGAAGATTTACTGGCAGTATCTGATAGATGACAGCACGCCCGGCTATTTTTTCGGGGGTATCGGGCCAGAGATCATCGGCACGCTTGTACTTACGCTGCTGGCGATGCTTTTTGCCATACCGCCCGGAATAATATCAGCGGTTTACCTTGTAGAGTATGCCGGCGATACCCGGACAGTGCGGCTGATAAGAATCTGTATCAATACGCTTGCCGGCGTGCCCAGTATAGTTTTTGGGCTTTTTGGCATGGCGTTTTTTGTTCTGTTCCTGCTGCCGATGTTTAAGTCAAACGCCTCGGCGTGTATCCTGACAGCCTCATTGACTTTGTCTGTTATGATACTGCCTATAATCATCAGAGCCTCCGAAGAGGCGATCAGGTCTGTGCCGGTCAGCTACAAACAGGCCGCTCTTGCTCTGGGGGCGGGCGAGCTGAGAACCGTTTTGACGGTTACACTGCCGGCGGCTATGCCGGGAATCCTGACGGGCATAATACTTAGCCTGAGCCGTGCAGCCGGCGAGACTGCACCGATTCTTTTTACAGGTGCGGTAGCGCTTGGCCCGATAGCCAAATCACTTTTTGACCCGACAAGAACACTCTCTTACGGAAGTTATAATATCGCGGTTTCTGACAGGATTTCCATGCTGGTTCCGCACAACCAGTACGGGATGGTATCTGCGCTTATTATTCTTGTGCTGGTTCTCAATCTGGCGGCTATAATAATCCGATCGAGAATTTCAAAAAGGCTTCACGCCTCCTGA
- the pstB gene encoding phosphate ABC transporter ATP-binding protein PstB: protein MNKTITLDKSLTNKTNSAPDSDSKAHQQSAALIKAENFSFFYGSKAGVKDVTIDIYQGKVTAIIGPSGCGKSTFLRSINRMNDLIPNTRTEGVLSVNGNNIYDKRVNLVNLRQQVGMVFQRPNPFAKSIYDNIAFGPRLQGISNSIELDEIVESCLRGAAIWDEVKDDLKKSALALSGGQQQRLCIARTLATKPRVVLMDEPCSALDPVATARIEDLITELKEKYTIVIVTHNMQQAARVSEYTAFFCMGDLVEYGLTDQLFTNPVQKSTEDYITGRFG from the coding sequence ATGAATAAGACCATAACACTTGATAAATCGTTGACGAACAAAACAAATTCAGCCCCGGATTCAGACAGCAAAGCTCACCAGCAATCAGCAGCGCTGATAAAGGCGGAGAATTTCAGTTTTTTCTACGGCAGCAAGGCCGGCGTCAAAGATGTTACAATAGATATTTACCAGGGCAAGGTGACCGCCATTATCGGCCCCAGCGGCTGCGGCAAGAGTACCTTTCTAAGAAGTATTAACCGTATGAATGATTTGATTCCCAACACCAGGACGGAAGGCGTGCTGAGCGTAAACGGGAATAATATTTATGATAAACGGGTAAATCTTGTAAATCTGCGCCAGCAGGTCGGGATGGTTTTTCAGCGGCCAAACCCTTTTGCCAAGAGTATCTATGACAATATCGCCTTCGGCCCGCGGCTTCAGGGAATAAGCAATTCTATTGAGCTTGACGAGATTGTCGAGTCGTGCCTCCGCGGCGCTGCGATCTGGGACGAGGTAAAGGACGACCTGAAAAAGTCGGCTCTTGCCCTTTCCGGCGGCCAGCAGCAGAGGCTCTGTATCGCCAGGACACTGGCTACAAAGCCGCGTGTTGTGCTGATGGACGAGCCATGCTCGGCTCTTGACCCGGTTGCAACGGCGAGGATTGAGGACCTGATCACCGAGCTCAAGGAAAAATACACCATCGTTATCGTTACCCACAACATGCAGCAGGCAGCGCGTGTCAGTGAATACACGGCGTTTTTCTGTATGGGTGACCTGGTTGAATACGGATTGACCGACCAGCTCTTTACAAATCCGGTTCAAAAAAGCACAGAAGATTATATTACAGGGAGATTCGGCTAA
- the phoU gene encoding phosphate signaling complex protein PhoU → MSIHLNRELDKLKRRILFLGSKVEENLNASLEALKEKNSRMAELIEDKDFEIDELEIEIEEECLKILALHQPVAVDLRFIVSVLKINNDLERIGDLAVKIAKRAKRIVSFQAIADIYPIDEMAAEVIKMLRNSLDALINHDSGLAASVLAADNKVDSFNKDIVQRSKQQYADKSFDIETFVGVIDVSRGFERIADHTTNIAEDIIYMVEGKIVRHGRADT, encoded by the coding sequence ATGTCGATACATTTAAACAGAGAGCTGGATAAGCTCAAGAGAAGAATATTGTTTCTCGGCAGCAAAGTAGAAGAAAATCTTAATGCCTCGCTTGAGGCACTCAAAGAGAAGAATAGCCGGATGGCTGAGCTCATTGAAGATAAAGACTTTGAAATAGATGAGCTTGAGATCGAGATAGAAGAAGAATGTCTCAAGATTCTCGCCCTTCACCAGCCGGTCGCAGTTGATCTGCGTTTTATTGTTTCCGTTCTCAAAATAAACAATGACCTTGAGCGTATTGGAGACCTCGCGGTCAAGATCGCCAAACGGGCCAAAAGAATTGTCAGTTTCCAGGCAATAGCTGACATATATCCAATCGATGAAATGGCCGCCGAGGTTATAAAGATGCTGCGTAATTCACTCGATGCCCTTATAAACCATGACAGCGGGCTTGCCGCCAGCGTCCTGGCGGCTGACAACAAGGTGGACAGCTTTAACAAGGATATCGTCCAGCGAAGCAAGCAGCAGTACGCGGATAAATCATTTGATATCGAGACCTTTGTCGGAGTGATCGATGTCTCGAGAGGCTTCGAGAGGATCGCCGACCATACAACAAATATCGCCGAAGATATTATCTATATGGTTGAGGGAAAAATAGTAAGGCATGGCAGGGCAGATACTTAA
- a CDS encoding C25 family cysteine peptidase, producing MEDIKGLHSNVLTRLVIGISVLSLTLFFLSVPTYAAQKEQMFTETSAQADVKVLQADAKKIIVDVKIDRLQKQTKEAANKSFEAFSLAGRLTTSQVGKPQLPVIRELIAVPDNAKFEVSILESSSVIIEDIDVYPFQPPLKDGQKQGEFVIDKDFALQDDFYPYDIVSIDDPAIWRDITVVGVTLNPACYNPVTRQLKVYKHLKVKIEILGGDKNKKRISQKNAKMYKGAVKNFDSLDVVEEDETIDFRYDSELQQLLETTDEPGAQLKALPEEDQLKSGTPYDSSRKILSIRHSSCSTYATLYPLLDWHRRKGLPYYSYPISGTYTAQQIKNIIVSQYNAHPELEYVLLVGDIDYIPWQQNWGGSSWPNDLPGDHWYACITGGSSPDMYADVAIGRLPCKNDTELQNMVDKILSYEKTPPAGSWPNTAILMSHKENAPGKYQGCSEDIRTATYSYDPFSFVTAYGASAANDGDDATNNDVIGALNSGAGILNYRGHGGWSDISGPPYGEFWGSSWNTSYQAFSKTTVSSVNNGGMLPVVFSISCTNAWLDAANSTLGEHFIKQTDSAVAFLGASRPSYTTPNHDFDKSLFKAIGSYGVYNVGKVLNSANAALVAGYGSSSYAMDNVKMYLWLGDPAMEIRTSGRVLLNVSHPSSVYNGVMTVNVRNSYGTAVQNALVCIDGQGVYTKKYTNSSGNATFYFIPDSTGAMDVTVTKHNYTPYEGSVDIVPIPNAITNIEFDPASPSSLAHGERVYANFNYTTNDTGGIQIFVRPYTNGSRTPNYGAHGSGWYAYPSGSGSGWFTINSGNVVVDQVQFTIYNHDQSQLLLELYVDVDFTYGHSVHNVSFENPSPVVMKWGENYNIDFDYYSATNNALVFFTPYTNGSVTPGRISSPSPFYPEGRGSGDYYFRFDSGQKHIDQIRAYMVNSTQTVVLFEEYIDVDITYEGWPQITASPSSFYIEMDSGGTTWSDTLRVNNVGDGTLHYGLRDRIDSGVILAMLNYTADLTSYVNPDTSLGSDGEQVSPEQDIIILPPPIIIIPNPWIFIIKDLVGVTVAYDLSHGETNASAMDAIKNNLILRGAKINYINTGPITENLLEPYDVLWVNENSGSTWTTAERAAVANWVDRGRGLLVYGDQPGTSSVLTTPYGMNFTATNGTSGYSSNITSHAVTDGCDEVYLPAPLSSLLVSGSATSLVRDAGGLHSVAVADSGLGRAAAMADDYFWGAHLEYGDNFRMARQAFKWLTPPGAPWLNQNPKSGSVPISPGYEDVDLDIDATGYEDGDYYSEITITSDDPDQMPMVVPVHLKVEPVVEITNVVSMPTSPTSLPFGNNVNITFDYSTNVSGGIKIFPRPYTNGSLTPNYSASSSPEYPVGTGSGDGYFTITSGDVVVDQIGFIVRRASNNELIDIIYVDVEYEFADLARLELYFKLEGSQRPDPSGWEFPVYVKLFKPGADVLNATPVYMFSATTQKDGSYAECSAWWAEVGTYDVTIEHRYYSLINVRRNVTVNSPITTIYMGTMFFGNAARDDILNMYDLALMSKSWGLYFKDPSFVAGCDADMNGWVNIYDLRLLAGHWLRTSPVTVIVKPTL from the coding sequence ATGGAGGATATTAAAGGTCTTCACTCAAACGTATTAACGCGGTTGGTTATCGGCATTTCTGTTCTTTCTCTTACCCTGTTCTTTCTGAGTGTGCCCACTTACGCGGCTCAAAAGGAGCAGATGTTTACTGAAACCTCGGCGCAGGCAGATGTAAAGGTCTTGCAGGCAGATGCAAAGAAGATAATTGTCGATGTCAAGATAGACAGACTTCAAAAGCAGACAAAAGAAGCCGCCAATAAATCGTTCGAGGCTTTCTCGCTTGCCGGCCGTCTGACTACCTCGCAGGTTGGAAAGCCGCAGCTGCCTGTAATAAGGGAGCTTATAGCGGTTCCGGATAATGCGAAATTTGAGGTTTCCATACTGGAGAGCTCAAGCGTTATAATAGAGGATATAGATGTCTATCCCTTCCAGCCTCCGCTCAAAGACGGCCAGAAACAGGGCGAATTTGTCATTGACAAGGACTTTGCCCTTCAGGATGATTTTTACCCTTACGATATAGTCAGTATTGATGACCCTGCCATCTGGCGGGATATAACGGTTGTCGGGGTCACCCTGAACCCGGCTTGCTATAATCCTGTCACAAGACAGCTTAAGGTATATAAACATCTCAAGGTCAAGATCGAGATACTCGGGGGTGATAAGAACAAAAAACGTATCTCCCAAAAGAACGCAAAGATGTACAAAGGGGCGGTAAAGAATTTTGATTCACTTGATGTAGTCGAAGAAGATGAAACGATTGACTTTCGTTACGACAGCGAGCTTCAGCAATTGCTGGAAACCACGGATGAACCTGGGGCTCAGTTAAAGGCACTTCCCGAGGAGGATCAGCTCAAGAGCGGCACTCCCTATGACAGTTCACGCAAGATACTTTCAATACGGCATTCTTCATGTTCAACCTACGCTACCCTTTATCCGTTACTCGACTGGCACAGGCGCAAGGGACTGCCGTACTATTCCTATCCCATTTCGGGAACATACACAGCCCAGCAGATCAAAAATATAATTGTATCTCAATACAACGCCCACCCCGAGCTGGAATATGTCCTGCTGGTCGGTGATATTGACTATATCCCTTGGCAGCAGAACTGGGGCGGCAGCTCATGGCCCAATGACCTGCCCGGCGACCACTGGTATGCGTGTATAACCGGCGGCAGCAGTCCCGACATGTATGCCGACGTTGCCATCGGCAGGCTGCCGTGCAAAAATGACACTGAATTACAGAACATGGTTGATAAGATACTAAGCTATGAAAAGACACCTCCGGCCGGTTCATGGCCAAATACCGCGATACTTATGTCGCACAAAGAAAATGCTCCGGGAAAGTATCAGGGCTGCAGCGAAGATATACGCACCGCAACCTACAGCTACGACCCGTTCAGTTTTGTTACCGCTTATGGAGCATCAGCGGCAAATGACGGTGACGACGCTACAAACAACGATGTTATCGGCGCTCTTAACAGCGGTGCCGGTATCCTAAATTACCGCGGACACGGCGGCTGGTCAGACATCAGCGGTCCGCCTTACGGAGAGTTCTGGGGTTCGAGCTGGAATACAAGTTACCAGGCATTCAGCAAAACAACCGTAAGCTCTGTAAATAACGGCGGGATGCTTCCGGTTGTATTCAGTATATCATGCACCAACGCATGGCTCGATGCAGCTAACAGCACTCTCGGTGAACATTTTATAAAACAAACTGACAGTGCCGTTGCGTTCCTGGGAGCGAGCCGCCCGTCATACACAACACCCAACCACGACTTTGATAAAAGCCTGTTCAAAGCTATAGGCTCTTACGGCGTATATAATGTAGGCAAGGTACTAAATTCTGCTAACGCGGCACTTGTTGCAGGCTACGGCTCGTCGAGCTATGCCATGGATAACGTGAAGATGTATCTCTGGCTGGGCGATCCGGCTATGGAGATCAGGACCTCCGGGCGGGTGCTCTTAAACGTAAGTCACCCCTCCAGCGTTTACAACGGAGTTATGACGGTTAACGTCAGGAATTCCTACGGAACCGCCGTTCAGAACGCGCTTGTCTGTATTGACGGGCAGGGTGTTTATACGAAAAAATATACCAATTCCAGCGGAAACGCTACATTTTATTTCATTCCCGACAGCACCGGTGCCATGGATGTTACCGTTACCAAACATAATTACACGCCGTATGAGGGTTCTGTAGATATAGTTCCTATACCAAACGCTATTACTAATATCGAATTTGACCCGGCAAGCCCCTCATCGCTGGCTCACGGCGAGAGGGTATATGCCAATTTCAACTATACAACAAACGATACCGGCGGAATCCAGATTTTTGTAAGACCCTATACTAACGGCTCGCGCACGCCCAATTACGGCGCACACGGCTCGGGCTGGTATGCTTATCCTTCGGGCAGCGGCAGCGGCTGGTTCACCATCAATTCGGGAAATGTCGTTGTTGACCAGGTACAGTTTACCATATACAACCACGACCAGAGCCAGCTTCTTCTTGAGCTGTATGTGGATGTTGACTTTACTTACGGCCATTCGGTTCATAACGTATCTTTTGAAAATCCCTCGCCTGTGGTTATGAAGTGGGGCGAGAATTACAACATCGACTTTGATTATTACTCGGCTACGAATAACGCGCTGGTATTTTTCACCCCATATACAAATGGCTCGGTCACGCCGGGCAGGATTTCGAGCCCCTCGCCTTTCTACCCTGAAGGCCGCGGTTCGGGTGATTATTATTTCAGGTTCGACAGCGGACAGAAACACATTGACCAGATCAGGGCATACATGGTAAACTCGACACAAACAGTGGTTCTCTTTGAAGAGTACATTGATGTTGATATTACCTACGAAGGCTGGCCCCAGATTACCGCAAGCCCATCAAGTTTCTACATTGAAATGGATAGCGGCGGAACTACCTGGTCGGATACTCTGCGTGTAAATAACGTCGGCGACGGCACTCTTCACTATGGATTAAGAGACCGCATTGATTCAGGTGTCATTCTGGCAATGCTTAATTACACGGCGGATTTAACAAGCTATGTTAACCCCGATACGTCCCTGGGCTCTGACGGAGAGCAGGTTTCACCAGAGCAGGATATCATAATACTTCCGCCGCCGATTATAATAATTCCAAATCCGTGGATATTTATAATCAAGGATCTTGTCGGCGTTACTGTTGCTTACGACCTAAGCCATGGAGAGACAAATGCTTCTGCCATGGATGCGATTAAGAATAATCTGATTCTTCGCGGGGCCAAGATAAATTACATAAACACCGGCCCGATAACGGAGAATCTCCTTGAACCTTATGATGTTCTCTGGGTAAATGAGAATTCAGGCTCAACCTGGACAACCGCCGAACGCGCTGCCGTGGCCAACTGGGTTGACCGGGGCAGGGGACTGCTCGTTTATGGTGACCAGCCGGGAACGTCATCTGTTTTAACAACGCCTTACGGAATGAATTTCACAGCGACAAACGGAACTTCGGGCTATAGCAGCAATATAACTTCTCACGCTGTTACCGACGGCTGCGACGAGGTTTATCTGCCCGCTCCGCTTTCGAGTCTATTGGTTTCCGGTTCGGCGACTTCCCTGGTAAGGGATGCCGGCGGGCTTCATTCTGTCGCAGTGGCTGATTCCGGCCTTGGCCGTGCGGCCGCTATGGCTGATGATTATTTCTGGGGTGCGCATCTCGAATACGGCGACAACTTCAGAATGGCAAGACAGGCGTTCAAGTGGCTTACTCCTCCCGGGGCACCGTGGCTCAATCAGAATCCCAAATCAGGCTCTGTGCCTATAAGTCCGGGTTACGAAGATGTTGATTTGGACATTGATGCCACCGGTTATGAAGACGGCGATTACTACTCCGAGATTACAATAACAAGTGATGACCCTGATCAGATGCCGATGGTTGTACCTGTTCATCTAAAAGTTGAGCCGGTTGTTGAAATCACAAATGTTGTTTCAATGCCAACCTCACCGACCAGCCTGCCGTTTGGAAACAATGTCAATATAACCTTTGATTATTCAACCAACGTTTCAGGCGGGATCAAAATCTTCCCAAGGCCCTATACAAACGGTTCACTCACTCCCAATTACAGTGCCAGCAGCAGTCCGGAATATCCTGTCGGTACAGGTTCTGGAGATGGATACTTTACAATTACCTCAGGCGATGTCGTAGTTGACCAGATAGGCTTTATCGTTCGGCGGGCAAGCAATAATGAGCTGATCGATATAATTTATGTTGACGTTGAATATGAATTCGCTGACCTTGCCAGGTTGGAGCTTTACTTCAAACTTGAAGGAAGTCAGCGTCCCGACCCGTCCGGTTGGGAATTTCCGGTTTATGTCAAACTCTTCAAGCCCGGAGCGGATGTGCTAAATGCCACACCTGTTTATATGTTCAGCGCAACAACCCAGAAAGACGGCAGCTACGCCGAATGTTCCGCCTGGTGGGCCGAGGTTGGCACCTATGATGTTACTATCGAGCACAGATATTACTCGCTGATCAATGTGAGGCGAAATGTTACAGTAAACTCACCCATAACTACTATATACATGGGAACGATGTTTTTCGGAAATGCCGCCAGGGATGATATTCTCAACATGTATGATCTGGCGCTGATGTCCAAAAGCTGGGGGCTATATTTCAAGGATCCCTCATTTGTTGCCGGCTGCGATGCGGACATGAACGGCTGGGTGAATATCTACGATCTGCGTCTGCTGGCGGGCCACTGGCTCAGGACATCACCGGTTACTGTGATTGTGAAGCCTACGCTGTAA
- a CDS encoding sodium:solute symporter family transporter, producing MQEFGLLNITILIVYMSIMMLLGLWFSRGRDTAEDYFLAGRSMPWLVVGMSMFASLTSAVTYIGVPAIAYYDNVSIFFGVMASLLVAPLLTRVFYSIYLRENVTTSYQYIASRFGPGARYCVSALFVLTRLGWLGNVIFAPSLALSAATGIHLSWCIIIIGFLATVYTVLGGLKAVLWTDVFQFVLLAGGAVFIVFKLAADVEGGFAGILAQAAENAKLDVLDFRIDLFKMTAAIALFSYLLSFMQDYGVDQVTVQRLISVGSIRGIKKAVYFNAFTDIIINAVLLFIGLGLFAFFKTTALPEDVQGSAILPHYIVNYLPAGISGLIVTAIFAAAMSSLDSGINSVSTVIVNDFIVPLKKGVSEHQKVAIGRLLTFVLGIIAIISAFYAGRIGDIVKVTSSFLGMFSAPVLVLFLAGILSRKCTFLHWVPGLAVSLCVSFYLQQFTQVHWIYYFPAGFISCFGVTVLGLLFFAKNNNAQA from the coding sequence ATGCAGGAATTTGGATTACTAAATATAACCATACTGATAGTCTATATGAGCATTATGATGCTGCTGGGTCTATGGTTTTCCCGCGGCAGGGACACCGCGGAGGACTATTTTCTCGCCGGCAGGAGTATGCCCTGGCTTGTTGTCGGCATGAGCATGTTCGCTTCTCTGACATCGGCAGTTACCTACATCGGCGTGCCGGCAATAGCCTATTATGATAATGTGTCCATATTTTTCGGCGTTATGGCAAGCCTGCTTGTCGCGCCGCTGTTGACGAGAGTGTTCTACTCTATTTATTTACGCGAAAACGTAACCACAAGTTATCAGTACATCGCCTCGCGTTTCGGCCCCGGTGCCAGGTATTGCGTATCGGCTTTATTCGTTCTTACGCGGCTTGGCTGGCTGGGCAATGTCATCTTCGCCCCATCGCTTGCACTCTCTGCGGCAACCGGCATACACCTGAGCTGGTGCATTATCATTATCGGTTTTCTCGCAACGGTTTATACCGTACTCGGCGGGCTCAAAGCGGTGCTCTGGACGGATGTTTTTCAGTTCGTCCTCCTCGCCGGCGGGGCGGTTTTTATCGTGTTCAAGCTCGCGGCTGATGTAGAAGGCGGGTTCGCGGGGATTCTGGCGCAGGCAGCGGAAAACGCCAAACTTGATGTGCTCGATTTTCGGATTGACCTTTTCAAAATGACCGCCGCGATCGCATTGTTTTCGTACCTGCTTTCATTCATGCAGGATTACGGCGTTGACCAGGTAACCGTTCAGCGGCTTATATCAGTAGGCAGCATCAGGGGAATAAAAAAGGCCGTTTATTTTAACGCTTTTACCGATATTATTATAAACGCCGTGCTGCTCTTCATCGGGCTGGGACTGTTTGCTTTCTTCAAGACGACGGCCCTGCCCGAGGATGTACAGGGCAGTGCAATCCTGCCGCACTATATTGTAAACTATCTGCCGGCAGGGATTTCCGGACTGATCGTCACTGCCATATTCGCCGCGGCGATGTCAAGCCTGGATTCAGGCATCAACTCTGTTTCAACCGTTATTGTAAACGACTTTATTGTACCGTTAAAAAAGGGTGTATCTGAGCATCAGAAAGTGGCGATTGGAAGGCTGCTGACATTCGTGCTGGGAATAATCGCGATCATAAGCGCCTTCTATGCCGGCAGGATCGGCGATATTGTAAAGGTTACAAGCTCGTTTCTGGGCATGTTTTCCGCGCCTGTGCTTGTATTGTTTCTTGCAGGGATTCTCAGCCGCAAATGCACATTTTTGCACTGGGTGCCGGGCCTGGCGGTTTCTCTCTGCGTCTCGTTCTACCTTCAGCAATTCACGCAGGTTCACTGGATATATTATTTCCCGGCAGGCTTTATTTCCTGTTTTGGGGTGACGGTTCTGGGATTGCTGTTCTTTGCAAAGAACAATAATGCGCAAGCCTGA
- the rnpA gene encoding ribonuclease P protein component has product MKLTKKQRISNNNCFSRVLKRGISRRDGLLSVYALKNELEIKRVGVTVGRKYGKAVARNRLKRLAREAFRLNQQQLGESTDYVILYNGNIKKWSKQQIMRLSGSEVIESFARLSAKIEKHMQRQ; this is encoded by the coding sequence ATGAAACTGACAAAAAAACAGCGAATCTCAAATAACAACTGCTTCAGCCGGGTTTTAAAACGAGGCATAAGCCGCCGCGACGGGCTGCTGAGTGTTTATGCGCTCAAAAATGAGCTGGAGATCAAACGGGTTGGCGTTACTGTCGGAAGAAAATACGGCAAAGCGGTTGCACGGAACCGACTCAAACGGCTTGCGCGTGAGGCGTTCAGGTTAAACCAGCAGCAGCTCGGCGAGAGCACAGATTACGTAATACTCTACAACGGCAACATCAAAAAATGGTCAAAACAGCAGATAATGCGGCTCAGCGGAAGTGAGGTAATAGAATCTTTTGCCCGGCTTTCCGCGAAGATCGAAAAGCATATGCAACGGCAGTAA